From Elaeis guineensis isolate ETL-2024a chromosome 16, EG11, whole genome shotgun sequence, a single genomic window includes:
- the LOC105059372 gene encoding uncharacterized protein codes for MKPHPPSSPPFPPFPPALRRLFPRAVFFLFLFSLGYTLGFLSSSSSSSSSPPQPPQFHVQTQLQSQPHHQIPLSTSPPPPAPPPPPPHDLLRFRTKCADPVPQPDVLRTILDHVYNGSSPYAGFPPPAIAPLLYPPPRRLRGWGSTNPVFRDLIESVRPLTIIELGTFLGASALHMAALSRNLSLPSLILCLDDFRGWPGFRRRFPRDIPPPLHADALLLPQFMLAVTAAGEADRVIPVPFSTGSALAALCDWGVYGDLIEVDAGHDFHSAWADINMAYAVLRPGGVLFGHDYFTAADDHGVRRAVTLFAKVKGLRLRPHGQHWVLSPKPLDP; via the coding sequence CCCATCATCTCCTCccttccctccttttcctcccGCCCTCCGCCGCCTCTTCCCCAGAGccgttttctttcttttcctcttctcccTCGGCTACACCCTCGgcttcctctcctcctcctcctcctcctcctcctctcctccccaACCCCCCCAATTCCACGTCCAAACCCAGCTCCAATCCCAACCCCACCACCAAATCCCCCTCTCCACATCCCCGCCGCCCCCGgccccgccgccgccgccgccgcacgACCTGCTCCGCTTCCGCACCAAGTGCGCCGACCCCGTCCCCCAGCCGGACGTCCTCCGCACGATCCTCGACCACGTCTACAACGGCAGCTCCCCCTACGCCGGCTTCCCCCCTCCTGCCATCGCCCCGCTTCTGTACCCCCCGCCCCGCCGCCTCCGCGGCTGGGGCTCCACCAACCCTGTCTTCCGCGACCTCATCGAATCCGTCCGCCCCCTCACCATCATCGAGCTCGGCACCTTCCTCGGCGCCTCCGCCCTCCACATGGCCGCCCTCTCCCGCAACCTCTCCCTCCCTTCCCTCATCCTCTGCCTCGACGACTTCCGCGGCTGGCCCGGCTTCCGCCGCCGCTTCCCCCGCGACATCCCCCCTCCCCTCCACGCCGACGCCCTCCTCCTCCCCCAGTTCATGCTCGCCGTCACCGCCGCCGGCGAGGCCGACCGCGTCATCCCCGTTCCCTTCTCCACCGGCTCCGCCCTAGCCGCCCTCTGCGACTGGGGCGTCTACGGGGATCTCATCGAGGTCGACGCGGGCCACGACTTCCACTCCGCCTGGGCCGACATCAACATGGCCTACGCCGTCCTCCGCCCCGGCGGCGTCCTCTTCGGCCACGACTACTTCACCGCCGCCGACGACCACGGCGTCCGCCGGGCCGTCACGCTCTTCGCCAAGGTCAAGGGTCTCCGGCTCCGTCCCCACGGCCAGCACTGGGTCCTGTCCCCCAAGCCACTCGATCCGTGA